One region of Strigops habroptila isolate Jane chromosome 11, bStrHab1.2.pri, whole genome shotgun sequence genomic DNA includes:
- the SLC25A1 gene encoding tricarboxylate transport protein, mitochondrial, producing the protein MPAAAAPRSLAAAAPAGKAKLTHPGKAILAGGLAGGIEICITFPTEYVKTQLQLDEKANPPRYKGIGDCVKQTVRDHGIRGLYRGLSSLVYGSIPKAAVRFGMFEFLSNQMRDEQGRLNSTRGLVCGLGAGVAEAVAVVCPMETIKVKFIHDQCSPKPKYRGFFHGVREIVREQGLKGTYQGLTATVLKQGSNQAIRFFVMTSLKNWYKGDDPNKVINPFVTGVFGALAGAASVFGNTPLDVVKTRMQGLEAHKYKSTWDCAYQIMKYEGPLAFYKGTVPRLGRVCLDVAIVFIIYDEVVKFLNKVWKTD; encoded by the exons gTGGCCTCGCTGGAGGGATCGAGATCTGCATCACATTCCCTACCGAGTATGTGAAGACGCAGCTGCAGCTGGATGAGAAGGCAAACCCTCCCCGCTACAAGGGCATCG GGGACTGTGTGAAGCAGACCGTCCGTGACCATGGCATCCGGGGGCTGTACCGGGGGCTCAGCTCACTGGTGTATGGCTCCATCCCCAAGGCTGCTGTCAG GTTCGGGATGTTCGAGTTCCTCAGCAACCAGATGAGAGACGAGCAGGGGCGGCTGAACAGCACTCGAGGCCTCGTCTGCgggctgggtgctggtgtgGCTGAGGCTGTGGCGGTCGTCTGCCCCATGGAGACCATAAAG GTGAAGTTTATCCATGACCAGTGCTCCCCCAAGCCCAAATACCGTGGCTTCTTCCATGGCGTGCGGGAGATCGTTCGGGAACAGG GACTAAAGGGGACCTACCAAGGCTTAACTGCAACCGTCCTCAAGCAAGGATCAAACCAGGCCATCCGCTTCTTTGTCATGACCTCCCTCAAGAACTGGTACAAAG ggGATGATCCCAACAAGGTCATCAACCCCTTCGTCACGGGGGTGTTTGGAGCCCTCGCTGGAGCCGCAAGTGTCTTTGGCAACACCCCCTTGGACGTGGTGAAGACCAGGATGCAG GGGCTGGAAGCGCACAAGTACAAGAGCACGTGGGACTGTGCCTACCAGATCATGAAATACGAAGGGCCCCTTGC GTTTTACAAGGGCACGGTGCCTCGCCTGGGCCGCGTCTGCCTCGATGTGGCCATCGTCTTCATCATCTACGACGAGGTGGTCAAGTTCCTCAACAAAGTGTGGAAAACGGACTGA